In a single window of the Bacilli bacterium genome:
- a CDS encoding YqzL family protein, which yields MRDFSWQVFALTGNVDAYMLYRDIGENGGEETVEKAQEGERQDGDERQAEAN from the coding sequence ATGAGAGATTTTTCCTGGCAAGTTTTCGCATTGACCGGGAATGTAGACGCGTATATGTTGTATCGGGACATTGGGGAAAACGGCGGCGAAGAAACGGTGGAAAAAGCGCAGGAGGGCGAACGGCAGGACGGCGACGAGCGGCAAGCGGAAGCAAATTGA